In Entomomonas moraniae, one DNA window encodes the following:
- a CDS encoding mechanosensitive ion channel family protein, which produces MKKIYKLLFIIFISHLLITPSYAALPNLLKGSSSTEQEPKVSNTELVQSLDALIKTLENNRQRQDLLVNLKDLRESLKVAAEKDKKDEENGVLTDFTELFDFLSHDLNGQTPINFWKDRVQLAYLELQLLAPSLSEFSTLLYSFSIIIIIWYLIARVLLWLIRRINLHYKLPLSLSNSPTTWEFLLYALEKLLPWVVAFFITLYTSNILPTTSPLGKGIALLMTYAIMGGGIFSALCFISLSLLSGDHRWGALRTLRRRAFRPLFSIGFFASLGDALSNYKIIGLLGGNLSLTLSTFNNLTAALLAGWFVITFRRPIAHLIRNRSFAYRKKRKSSYDFLRFLSAVWHIPVLMLVTASLIATILSGDPTSALHRALLCAALLIVALVLTGLIQKQSTKLQQRAKRNHNGLYFLRLTRFGYTLLNLAVWVIFIDLALRVWNSSIFLFEQGAGHNITIIVITVMLTILTTRLVWILVDTAIYRALTGVGRNGPSTRALTMMPLIRNTALCIILVIATIVALANLGMNVTPLLAGAGVIGLAIGFGAQSLVSDLITGLFIIVEDSLAIGDYVDVGDHKGTVEAITIRTVSLRDIDGIVHIVPFSVIKTVKNYSRELGFAIFRIPIAHSMGIDDAVKAVRSVANEMRLDPILQRDIWSPIEIQGVESFDSGNAVLRARFKTAPLKQFEISRTFNLRLKRYLDKNGLDLGVPRRSVTVHNGTPDTQEPSTQS; this is translated from the coding sequence ATGAAAAAAATTTATAAACTCTTATTTATCATTTTTATTAGTCATCTATTGATAACGCCTAGCTATGCTGCATTACCTAATTTATTAAAAGGTTCATCCTCTACTGAACAAGAACCTAAAGTCAGTAATACTGAACTTGTACAGTCGCTTGATGCGCTCATAAAAACTCTTGAAAACAACCGTCAACGTCAGGATCTATTAGTTAATTTAAAGGACCTTCGTGAAAGCCTAAAGGTAGCAGCAGAAAAAGATAAGAAAGATGAGGAAAATGGTGTTTTAACTGATTTTACTGAACTCTTTGACTTTTTAAGCCATGATTTAAATGGTCAAACCCCAATAAACTTTTGGAAAGATAGAGTACAACTTGCCTATTTGGAGTTACAGTTACTTGCTCCATCTCTTTCAGAGTTCTCAACCCTACTCTATAGTTTTTCTATTATTATCATTATTTGGTACCTCATCGCTAGAGTACTGTTATGGTTAATAAGGCGTATCAACTTACATTATAAACTCCCTCTATCACTCTCCAATAGTCCTACTACGTGGGAATTCTTACTTTATGCACTTGAGAAGTTACTTCCTTGGGTTGTAGCATTCTTTATTACACTTTATACCTCGAATATACTACCTACGACATCTCCACTTGGTAAAGGTATTGCACTATTAATGACCTATGCCATTATGGGGGGAGGAATATTTTCTGCACTTTGCTTTATTTCCTTATCACTACTCAGCGGCGATCATCGTTGGGGGGCACTACGAACCTTACGTAGACGTGCATTTAGGCCTTTATTTTCTATTGGATTCTTTGCTTCTTTAGGCGATGCTCTCTCTAATTACAAAATCATCGGTTTACTTGGTGGTAATCTAAGTCTAACGCTATCAACATTTAACAATTTAACTGCTGCACTACTGGCTGGCTGGTTTGTTATTACATTCCGACGCCCAATAGCTCATCTAATTCGTAATCGCTCTTTTGCATATCGTAAAAAAAGAAAAAGCTCGTATGACTTTTTACGTTTTTTAAGTGCCGTATGGCATATTCCCGTACTAATGCTTGTGACAGCGTCTCTCATTGCAACCATATTGTCAGGAGACCCCACTTCTGCATTACATAGGGCATTATTATGTGCTGCTTTATTAATTGTTGCTCTCGTATTAACGGGGTTGATACAAAAACAATCAACTAAGTTACAACAACGAGCTAAACGTAATCACAACGGTTTATATTTTTTACGTCTAACTCGCTTTGGTTACACCCTCTTAAACCTCGCAGTTTGGGTTATTTTTATTGATCTAGCATTACGGGTATGGAATTCTTCTATATTCTTGTTTGAGCAAGGTGCAGGACATAATATTACTATTATTGTTATTACCGTTATGCTTACAATACTGACGACTCGCTTGGTCTGGATTTTAGTAGATACTGCTATTTATCGTGCCCTCACAGGAGTAGGAAGAAACGGCCCAAGCACCCGTGCACTTACGATGATGCCTCTCATTCGCAACACTGCACTTTGCATTATTTTGGTAATTGCCACTATTGTTGCCTTAGCTAATTTAGGGATGAACGTTACCCCTCTTTTAGCCGGTGCTGGGGTTATCGGTTTGGCTATTGGTTTTGGAGCACAATCATTGGTGTCAGACCTTATTACAGGCTTATTTATTATTGTTGAAGACTCATTAGCAATCGGCGATTATGTTGATGTAGGTGACCATAAAGGAACGGTTGAGGCAATTACCATCCGTACTGTTAGCTTACGCGATATTGATGGTATTGTTCATATCGTCCCTTTTAGCGTCATTAAAACCGTAAAAAACTATTCTCGTGAACTAGGCTTTGCTATTTTTAGAATCCCGATTGCCCATAGCATGGGAATCGACGATGCAGTTAAAGCTGTACGAAGTGTCGCTAATGAAATGCGTCTTGACCCAATACTACAACGTGATATTTGGTCACCTATAGAGATACAAGGCGTTGAAAGCTTTGATTCAGGTAACGCTGTGTTACGTGCACGTTTTAAAACGGCTCCCCTTAAACAGTTCGAAATCTCTCGTACATTCAATTTAAGATTAAAACGTTATCTGGACAAAAATGGGCTTGATCTTGGTGTTCCAAGAAGAAGCGTGACTGTTCATAATGGAACACCAGATACCCAAGAACCTTCTACTCAATCATAG
- a CDS encoding putative RNA methyltransferase → MLICPLCNAPLTDEDKSVKCVNYHTFDKAKQGYLNLLPVQHKNSRAPGDNLEMVLARREFLSAGHYAPLAERFATLVQQQHPANWLDVGCGEGYYTQKIAEALPQSQGYALDISRDAVKQACKLNKHLHWLVASMARIPIADQQSDLIATIFSPFNWQEAMRILNKQGGILRLGPTKEHLIELREMLYDEVRPYQDDKHLLQLPSELTLNFTDYLSFKLTLTEVKDRKNLLAMTPHGWRASAEKRQKVIENDLTVTVSVRYDYFKFI, encoded by the coding sequence ATGTTAATATGTCCTCTCTGTAATGCACCTCTCACCGATGAAGACAAGAGTGTCAAGTGTGTCAACTACCATACCTTTGACAAAGCTAAACAAGGTTATTTAAATCTACTACCTGTCCAGCATAAAAATAGCCGCGCACCGGGTGATAACTTAGAAATGGTTCTCGCCCGTCGAGAGTTTTTATCAGCAGGCCACTATGCTCCACTAGCGGAGCGCTTTGCCACACTAGTCCAACAACAACACCCAGCAAACTGGCTAGATGTTGGTTGTGGTGAAGGGTATTACACGCAAAAAATTGCCGAGGCACTCCCCCAATCACAGGGTTATGCGCTTGATATTTCACGTGATGCAGTCAAGCAAGCTTGTAAACTTAATAAACACCTTCATTGGCTTGTAGCCAGCATGGCGCGCATACCTATAGCCGATCAACAAAGTGACTTAATTGCCACTATTTTTAGCCCCTTCAACTGGCAAGAAGCAATGCGCATACTCAATAAGCAAGGGGGTATTCTACGGCTAGGGCCTACCAAAGAGCATCTAATAGAGCTAAGAGAAATGCTTTATGATGAGGTTCGCCCTTACCAAGACGATAAACACCTATTACAACTGCCCAGTGAGTTGACGCTCAACTTTACAGATTACCTAAGCTTTAAATTAACGCTCACCGAAGTAAAGGACCGTAAAAACTTATTGGCAATGACGCCCCACGGCTGGCGTGCTAGCGCTGAAAAAAGACAAAAAGTCATTGAGAATGACTTAACCGTTACCGTGTCGGTACGTTATGATTATTTTAAATTTATTTGA
- the dapE gene encoding succinyl-diaminopimelate desuccinylase codes for MSSLSSTLALAFDLISRPSITPKDEGCQQLMIERLKTLGFSIEDMPFEDVKNFWATHGTQGPVFCFAGHTDVVPVGSPDKWKHDPFQPYIDDNGMLYGRGAADMKGSLAAMIVATERFINKYPNHKGTISFLITSDEEGIATHGTRAVVETLAKRNDTIDWCIVGEPSSVNKLGDMVKNGRRGSLNGKLTIKGKQGHVAYPQNAKNPIFLASPAITELANTLWDHGNDFFPPTSFQISNIQSGTGANNVIPGELHADFNFRFSTKSTVEDLKQRVANILNKHQLDWHIDWSLSGLPFLTEPGQLLAAIGESIQAVTGITTEPSTSGGTSDGRFIATLNCQVVELGPINETIHQVDEHVNAEDLNLLTEIYYQTLERLLAE; via the coding sequence ATGTCATCACTTTCATCTACTCTGGCCCTGGCTTTTGATTTGATAAGCCGCCCCTCCATCACACCTAAAGATGAAGGCTGCCAACAACTGATGATAGAACGTTTAAAGACATTGGGATTCTCGATTGAAGACATGCCATTTGAAGATGTAAAAAACTTTTGGGCAACCCATGGTACACAAGGCCCTGTTTTTTGCTTTGCAGGCCATACTGATGTTGTACCTGTAGGTTCACCTGATAAATGGAAACACGACCCATTTCAACCTTATATTGATGATAACGGAATGCTTTATGGTCGTGGTGCTGCCGACATGAAAGGCAGCCTAGCGGCGATGATCGTTGCAACAGAGCGCTTCATAAACAAATACCCAAACCATAAAGGAACGATTAGCTTTCTTATTACAAGCGATGAAGAAGGCATAGCAACCCACGGGACACGTGCCGTTGTTGAAACATTAGCAAAACGCAATGACACCATTGATTGGTGTATTGTTGGAGAGCCCTCCAGTGTCAATAAGTTGGGAGATATGGTTAAAAACGGCCGCAGGGGTTCTCTTAATGGTAAGTTAACCATAAAGGGTAAACAAGGGCATGTAGCCTACCCACAAAATGCTAAAAACCCTATTTTTCTCGCATCTCCTGCCATTACAGAATTAGCTAACACGCTTTGGGATCATGGCAATGATTTTTTCCCTCCCACCAGTTTTCAAATCTCTAATATACAGTCAGGCACAGGTGCCAATAATGTTATTCCTGGGGAACTTCATGCTGATTTCAACTTCCGTTTTTCAACGAAATCCACAGTAGAAGACTTAAAGCAGCGTGTTGCCAATATTCTCAATAAGCATCAACTTGATTGGCATATTGATTGGTCTTTATCTGGACTACCCTTTCTCACTGAACCGGGACAACTTTTAGCGGCCATTGGTGAAAGTATTCAAGCAGTAACGGGAATTACTACGGAGCCCTCCACTAGTGGTGGAACATCCGATGGACGATTTATTGCAACGCTTAACTGTCAGGTGGTTGAATTAGGGCCTATCAACGAAACTATTCACCAAGTCGATGAGCATGTCAATGCAGAAGACCTCAACTTACTGACTGAAATTTACTACCAAACTTTAGAGCGACTCTTAGCGGAATAA
- the gorA gene encoding glutathione-disulfide reductase, producing the protein MSFDYDLFVIGAGSGGVRAARFAASYGAKVAVAEERYLGGTCVNVGCVPKKLFVYASQFHEEFNLAKGFGWHLGDIGFNWQTLVENKNKEIARLNGIYKKLLTNSGVTLCEGHAIIVNAHTVMVDGKSYTAKNILIAVGGWPQIPDIKGREHAITSNEAFYLKELPKRCTIVGGGYIAVEFASIFNGLGVETTLVYRGELFLRGFDDDVRNHLAEELTKKGIKLKFNTDIVQIDKQSSGTLVTTFNNSEVDETDLVFYATGRHPKLDNLGLENTKIVLNSKGFIDVDKYYETAEPGVFAIGDVVGQIQLTPVALAQGMAVARYLFKPEDYRALDLTQVATAMFSLPNVATVGLTEQQAIEKGYDVQIFDESFRALKLTLTDCTEKMYMKLIVDKTSDKVLGCHMVGEGAGELIQCLAIALKAGATKKVFDETIGVHPTAAEEFVTMRTPRD; encoded by the coding sequence ATGTCTTTTGATTATGATCTTTTTGTCATTGGCGCAGGGTCTGGTGGGGTGAGAGCCGCCCGTTTTGCAGCGAGTTATGGCGCTAAAGTAGCGGTAGCTGAAGAGCGTTATTTGGGAGGGACGTGTGTTAATGTTGGTTGTGTTCCTAAAAAACTATTCGTTTATGCTTCACAGTTTCATGAGGAATTTAATCTAGCTAAAGGATTTGGCTGGCATCTAGGAGATATAGGGTTTAATTGGCAGACATTAGTAGAAAATAAAAACAAAGAGATTGCTCGTTTAAATGGAATTTATAAAAAACTACTGACTAATAGCGGTGTTACCCTGTGTGAAGGACATGCTATAATAGTCAATGCCCATACCGTAATGGTTGATGGTAAAAGTTATACTGCAAAAAATATCTTAATTGCTGTGGGGGGCTGGCCTCAAATTCCTGACATAAAGGGTAGGGAACATGCAATTACTTCCAATGAGGCCTTTTATCTAAAAGAACTTCCTAAGCGTTGTACTATTGTGGGGGGCGGTTATATTGCGGTTGAGTTTGCTTCTATTTTTAATGGATTAGGTGTTGAGACGACATTAGTATATCGAGGTGAGTTGTTCTTAAGAGGATTTGATGATGATGTTCGTAACCATCTAGCTGAAGAGCTGACCAAAAAAGGGATCAAACTAAAATTTAATACAGATATTGTGCAGATAGATAAACAATCGAGTGGCACATTAGTAACAACCTTTAATAATAGTGAAGTGGATGAAACAGATTTAGTTTTTTATGCCACAGGGCGGCATCCAAAACTAGATAATTTAGGGTTGGAAAACACCAAGATCGTTTTAAATAGCAAAGGGTTTATTGATGTTGATAAATACTATGAAACAGCAGAACCAGGTGTTTTTGCTATTGGTGATGTGGTTGGACAGATACAGTTAACACCGGTAGCACTTGCTCAAGGCATGGCGGTAGCACGTTATCTTTTCAAACCAGAAGATTATCGAGCCCTTGATTTAACTCAAGTAGCAACTGCGATGTTTAGTTTACCTAATGTGGCAACCGTTGGATTAACTGAGCAACAGGCTATTGAAAAAGGCTATGATGTTCAGATCTTTGATGAAAGTTTTAGAGCATTAAAACTAACATTGACGGATTGTACCGAAAAAATGTATATGAAACTTATTGTGGATAAAACCTCCGATAAAGTATTAGGTTGCCATATGGTGGGAGAGGGTGCTGGTGAGTTAATACAATGTTTGGCCATTGCTTTGAAAGCGGGTGCTACTAAAAAAGTTTTTGATGAAACAATAGGTGTTCACCCTACCGCTGCAGAAGAGTTTGTTACGATGAGGACCCCTAGAGATTAA
- a CDS encoding SEL1-like repeat protein, with amino-acid sequence MPRFYNYLIPFLLYIASVNIWANNFSYVKQQASKGNPVAQYTLGIMYQQAKSVKQNKITALSWYQKAAEQNYLLAQYALIAIYQYGDGIKASPKDAVYWHKRTTEPRSLILLNQQQQSFNQIADFLLEQAIKNNTEAQYLLATLYSGNKNEEIADYWFLRAAIASDKNAQYYIGVTYTDKPGIINKTQGIYWLEKAALQNFLDAEIVLASIYEQDKAFTPDFKKAAYWYERAANQGDAKAQSYIAGMYRDGKGVTPDKEKALQWYQKAAKQGDAFSQYNLGQLYEMGDGVKPDIKKALYWYGQGAQQGHVASQLKLQALQTNMPSI; translated from the coding sequence ATGCCGCGGTTTTACAACTACCTTATTCCTTTTTTGCTTTATATTGCTAGTGTTAACATATGGGCAAATAATTTCTCTTATGTAAAACAACAAGCTTCAAAAGGTAACCCTGTTGCACAATATACATTAGGTATAATGTATCAACAAGCTAAGAGCGTTAAGCAAAACAAAATAACTGCTTTATCATGGTACCAAAAAGCTGCCGAACAAAATTATCTACTTGCTCAATATGCACTTATCGCGATCTATCAGTATGGTGATGGTATTAAAGCCTCTCCAAAAGATGCAGTTTATTGGCACAAAAGAACAACAGAACCTCGCAGCCTTATTTTACTTAATCAGCAACAGCAAAGTTTTAATCAAATCGCTGACTTTTTATTAGAACAAGCAATAAAAAATAATACAGAGGCACAGTATTTACTTGCCACTCTATATTCAGGCAATAAAAATGAAGAAATAGCAGACTATTGGTTTTTAAGAGCGGCTATAGCAAGTGATAAAAATGCTCAATACTATATAGGGGTAACTTACACAGATAAACCTGGGATAATTAATAAAACACAAGGTATTTACTGGCTAGAAAAAGCAGCGTTACAAAATTTTCTAGATGCAGAAATTGTGTTGGCTTCAATCTATGAACAAGATAAAGCGTTTACCCCTGATTTTAAAAAAGCAGCTTACTGGTATGAACGAGCAGCGAATCAAGGGGATGCAAAAGCACAATCCTATATTGCTGGCATGTACCGCGATGGAAAAGGCGTTACTCCTGATAAAGAAAAAGCCTTACAGTGGTATCAAAAGGCGGCCAAACAAGGGGATGCCTTCAGCCAATATAATTTAGGACAACTATATGAAATGGGTGATGGTGTTAAACCTGATATAAAAAAGGCTCTTTATTGGTATGGGCAAGGAGCACAACAAGGCCATGTAGCATCACAATTGAAGTTACAAGCACTACAAACTAATATGCCATCAATTTAA
- a CDS encoding cold-shock protein, whose amino-acid sequence MQTGIVKWFNETKGYGFITPEDGGKDLFAHYSEIQSGGFKTLTEGQRVSFTATQGAKGPQASNIQII is encoded by the coding sequence ATGCAAACCGGCATTGTAAAATGGTTCAACGAAACCAAAGGTTACGGATTTATCACTCCAGAAGATGGTGGTAAAGACTTATTTGCTCACTACTCAGAAATCCAAAGCGGCGGTTTCAAAACTTTGACTGAAGGTCAGCGTGTTTCTTTTACCGCTACCCAAGGTGCTAAAGGTCCACAGGCTTCAAATATTCAAATAATATAG